A single window of Synechococcus sp. CBW1004 DNA harbors:
- a CDS encoding Nif11-like leader peptide family natural product precursor, with amino-acid sequence MSALASFLAALPRSPELQQKLREATTAEAFTEVAQRAGFDLKPIDLVECFCEQLSRGSETERLELFNACSWDFGELAWLLRSIAEREASAG; translated from the coding sequence ATGAGCGCCCTGGCCTCCTTTCTGGCTGCACTGCCCCGGAGCCCTGAGCTGCAGCAGAAGCTGCGCGAGGCGACCACGGCCGAAGCCTTCACGGAGGTGGCCCAGCGCGCCGGATTCGACCTCAAGCCGATCGATCTGGTGGAGTGCTTCTGCGAGCAGCTGAGCAGGGGAAGCGAGACCGAACGGCTGGAGCTGTTCAATGCCTGCTCCTGGGACTTCGGCGAACTGGCCTGGCTGCTGCGCAGCATCGCCGAGCGGGAGGCATCGGCCGGCTGA
- a CDS encoding alpha/beta hydrolase has protein sequence MSDITRASGPGRAAGPGDNGVPVLLLQGWLGSGPGHWQRHWLRLRPHWQLVDFGSWEHPEPQGWRLALATAIAACERPPLLIAHSLGCLAAAGLLAGPGAPEVAAALLVAPPDPGRPDTPDALRPFHPVPRARLRVPGQLLLSSDDPYASEAYALELAAAWGLEPLRLGPLGHINAESGLGPWTQGLALAEALLERVTTAG, from the coding sequence ATGTCTGACATCACGCGTGCAAGCGGGCCGGGCCGCGCCGCCGGGCCCGGTGACAACGGGGTGCCGGTGCTGCTGCTGCAGGGCTGGCTGGGCTCCGGGCCCGGTCACTGGCAGCGGCACTGGTTGCGGCTGCGGCCCCACTGGCAGCTGGTGGATTTCGGCAGCTGGGAGCACCCTGAACCGCAGGGTTGGCGCCTGGCCCTGGCCACGGCGATCGCAGCCTGTGAGCGACCGCCGCTGCTGATCGCCCACAGCCTCGGCTGCCTGGCGGCCGCCGGCCTGCTGGCCGGGCCCGGGGCCCCAGAGGTGGCTGCCGCTCTGTTGGTGGCACCCCCCGATCCCGGCCGACCGGACACCCCGGATGCGTTGCGCCCCTTCCATCCGGTGCCGCGTGCCCGCTTGAGGGTGCCGGGGCAGCTGCTGCTCAGCAGTGACGATCCCTATGCCAGCGAGGCCTATGCCCTGGAGCTGGCCGCCGCCTGGGGCCTGGAGCCGCTGCGCCTGGGACCGCTGGGGCATATCAATGCCGAAAGCGGCCTCGGCCCCTGGACCCAGGGGCTGGCCCTGGCCGAGGCCCTGCTCGAGCGGGTGACCACCGCCGGCTGA
- a CDS encoding cation-transporting P-type ATPase has product MQLSAAQPIWSLSVQEAWAAVQSRPEGLSQAEASQRLERYGANRLPPQKRRPLLLRLTDQLLHFMALLLWVAGTLAFVAGAPQLGWAIWAVILINGAFSFWQEFKAERTLEALAGNLPPRVRVWRDGRLQERSADQLVCGDRVALEEGDQVPADCRVVEAHQLYLDLSVLTGEALPVARDAEPHGSEGLPARERTNLLLAGCTVASGRGEGLVYATASETEFGQVAHLSASTARSTSTLEAQIQRIVHTITLIAVGTGVFTFTLSVLVERMAPLESLLYAVGSSSAWCPRACCLW; this is encoded by the coding sequence GTGCAGCTCTCCGCCGCCCAGCCGATCTGGTCCCTGAGCGTGCAGGAGGCCTGGGCCGCCGTGCAGAGCCGCCCGGAGGGGCTCAGCCAGGCGGAGGCCAGCCAGCGTCTGGAGCGCTACGGCGCCAACCGGCTGCCACCCCAGAAGCGTCGCCCCCTCCTGCTGCGCCTCACCGACCAGCTGCTGCACTTCATGGCGCTGCTGCTCTGGGTGGCGGGCACGCTGGCGTTCGTGGCCGGGGCGCCGCAGCTGGGCTGGGCGATCTGGGCGGTGATCCTGATCAACGGCGCCTTCTCTTTCTGGCAGGAGTTCAAGGCGGAACGCACCCTCGAGGCCCTGGCCGGCAATCTGCCGCCGCGGGTGCGGGTGTGGCGCGACGGGCGGCTGCAGGAGCGCAGCGCCGACCAGCTCGTCTGCGGCGATCGGGTGGCGCTGGAGGAGGGCGATCAGGTGCCGGCCGACTGCCGCGTGGTGGAGGCGCACCAGCTGTATCTGGATCTGTCGGTGCTCACCGGCGAGGCGCTGCCGGTGGCCCGTGACGCCGAACCCCACGGCAGCGAGGGCCTGCCCGCCCGGGAGCGCACCAACCTGCTGCTGGCCGGGTGCACCGTGGCCTCGGGCCGCGGCGAGGGGCTGGTGTACGCCACCGCCAGCGAGACGGAGTTCGGCCAGGTGGCGCACCTGAGCGCCAGCACGGCCCGCAGCACCAGCACCCTGGAGGCGCAGATCCAGCGGATCGTGCACACGATCACCCTGATCGCGGTGGGCACAGGCGTGTTCACCTTCACGCTCAGCGTGCTGGTGGAGCGCATGGCACCGCTCGAGAGCCTGCTCTATGCGGTGGGTTCATCGTCGGCCTGGTGCCCGAGGGCCTGCTGCCTCTGGTGA
- a CDS encoding HAD-IC family P-type ATPase has translation MTVVIEASGPIEGLPLREADAATPSAGTSSAATPSLLAITKGAPLEVLQLCTGWLTPAGVVPLDDAARQRAVQANDGLAARGFRVIAVAVRRGDAGLLPLAPEVLEAELWLVGLIGLYDPPRPEVGEAIRQCRQAGIKVTMVTGDYGLTAQAIARQIGLLDPPEPNGATAGAARPVAVAASGVSGADPVRVIEGAMLARLSDAHLRALLKYRSRLVFARMAPEQKLRLVQAYRDLGEVVAVTGDGVNDAPALRAADVGVAMGRIGTDVAREAADIVLLDDHFATIVEAVRYGRGVVANIRRFITYILVSNVAEAAPFLAMVAFRIPAALTVMQILAVDLGTDLLPALGLGAEAPESGLMHRPPRRRQAPLLDGPVLRRAFLVLGPLEAGLALLAYGLVWRQAGVTGPQLQALAPQLLQHTAPAALQAVQQRASSVAFTAIVLGQVGALMACRSEWRPSWRMLREPNPLLWWGVISELLLLAALLLVPALGVVFALGPYPLRWLPLLALSAPLIVLVDDLRKRWPRRRTRERAVGPG, from the coding sequence ATGACGGTGGTGATCGAGGCGAGCGGGCCGATCGAGGGCCTGCCGCTCCGCGAGGCCGATGCCGCCACACCGTCTGCCGGAACCTCCTCTGCCGCCACACCATCCCTGCTGGCGATCACCAAGGGGGCGCCGCTGGAGGTGCTGCAGCTGTGCACGGGCTGGCTGACGCCGGCGGGTGTCGTGCCGCTCGATGATGCGGCGCGGCAGCGGGCGGTGCAGGCCAACGATGGGCTGGCCGCGCGCGGCTTCCGGGTGATCGCCGTGGCGGTGCGCAGGGGCGATGCCGGCCTGCTGCCGCTGGCGCCGGAGGTCCTGGAGGCGGAGCTGTGGCTGGTGGGCCTGATCGGGCTGTATGACCCGCCGCGGCCGGAGGTGGGCGAGGCGATCCGCCAGTGCCGCCAGGCGGGCATCAAGGTGACGATGGTGACGGGTGACTATGGCCTCACCGCCCAGGCGATCGCCCGCCAGATCGGCCTGCTCGACCCGCCGGAGCCGAACGGGGCCACGGCTGGCGCGGCGCGGCCGGTTGCGGTCGCGGCTTCCGGTGTCTCCGGCGCCGATCCGGTGCGGGTGATCGAAGGGGCGATGCTGGCCCGCCTCAGCGATGCGCATCTGCGGGCGCTGCTCAAGTACCGCAGCCGGCTGGTGTTCGCCCGCATGGCGCCGGAGCAGAAGCTGCGGCTGGTCCAGGCCTACCGCGACCTGGGCGAGGTGGTGGCCGTCACCGGAGATGGGGTGAACGACGCGCCGGCGTTGCGGGCGGCGGATGTGGGGGTGGCGATGGGCCGCATCGGCACCGACGTGGCGCGCGAGGCGGCCGACATCGTGCTGCTCGACGACCACTTCGCCACGATCGTCGAGGCGGTGCGCTATGGCCGCGGCGTGGTGGCCAACATCCGCAGGTTCATCACCTACATCCTGGTGTCGAACGTGGCGGAGGCGGCGCCGTTCCTGGCGATGGTGGCCTTCCGCATCCCGGCGGCCCTCACCGTGATGCAGATCCTGGCGGTGGATCTGGGCACCGATCTGCTGCCGGCCCTGGGGCTGGGGGCGGAGGCGCCGGAGTCGGGCCTGATGCACAGGCCGCCGCGGCGGCGCCAGGCACCGCTGCTCGATGGCCCGGTGCTGCGGCGCGCCTTTCTGGTTCTGGGGCCGCTGGAGGCGGGCCTGGCGCTGCTGGCCTATGGGCTGGTGTGGCGGCAGGCGGGGGTGACGGGGCCGCAGCTGCAGGCCCTGGCCCCCCAGCTGCTGCAGCACACGGCGCCGGCGGCATTGCAGGCGGTGCAGCAGCGCGCCTCGAGCGTGGCCTTCACCGCGATCGTGCTGGGCCAGGTGGGGGCGCTGATGGCCTGCCGCAGCGAATGGCGGCCCTCCTGGCGGATGCTGCGCGAGCCCAACCCGTTGCTGTGGTGGGGGGTGATCAGCGAGCTGCTGCTGCTGGCGGCGCTGCTGCTGGTGCCGGCCTTGGGGGTGGTGTTCGCGCTGGGGCCCTACCCGCTGCGCTGGCTGCCCCTGCTGGCCCTGTCGGCGCCGTTGATCGTCCTGGTGGACGACCTGCGCAAGCGCTGGCCGCGGCGCCGGACACGGGAGCGAGCCGTGGGCCCGGGCTGA
- a CDS encoding class I SAM-dependent methyltransferase: protein MGPVPCGFRAAPVGWDHGYSSRDTYTAHFHSEMAPNWLDFAALVKGHAPPRRREGASFRYLELGCGMGFGLCLLAALYPEGRFLGVDFHPDHIAHGRRLAETLGLENLRFQEADFVDLQADPSPLGFERGETGPYHYVAAHGIATWVVEPVQQALLAVASAALLPGGLFYNSYKTLPGWLPLTAFQQLVRLELQRGEPALPGEAFRRATATLASLLGEEGQATPLRNLLPTLSTELDDLRLDNVPYLLGEYDNAGWQPLYVAEMHQRCAAHKLRPVATANLPELFEELLPEPLRSQVNGEPNGLIRQTLIDLACARRFRRDLFARGSVRLSPDAWRRRLSGLRLRRRETPSRQDWRFRTSFGELSVPPAICEAMEAALAPGPRSLAELAEAIGQPPVEALRLAALLLHEERLGLDRGEAGAQAQAGCERANARLLQRMAEGWGYGSLAAPAVGSGVDCSLVEALCCQAPGQGPLGATEERWLLERLRELGARSASTANNDVKPVYALDEKTLYVVTAFQRDRLPFLQALGVVLARFQPRSPGHADA, encoded by the coding sequence ATGGGGCCGGTACCTTGCGGTTTTCGTGCCGCGCCGGTGGGCTGGGATCACGGTTACTCCTCGCGGGATACCTACACGGCCCATTTCCATAGCGAAATGGCGCCCAACTGGCTGGATTTCGCTGCCCTGGTGAAGGGCCATGCGCCGCCGCGCCGCCGGGAGGGGGCCTCGTTCCGCTATCTGGAGCTGGGCTGTGGCATGGGCTTCGGCCTCTGCCTGCTGGCGGCCCTCTACCCGGAGGGGCGCTTCCTCGGCGTCGACTTCCACCCCGACCACATCGCCCATGGCCGCCGCCTGGCCGAGACCCTGGGCCTGGAGAACCTGCGCTTTCAGGAGGCGGATTTCGTCGACCTGCAGGCCGATCCCTCCCCCCTCGGCTTCGAGCGGGGCGAGACGGGTCCGTATCACTACGTGGCCGCCCACGGCATCGCCACCTGGGTGGTGGAGCCGGTGCAGCAGGCGCTGCTGGCGGTGGCCTCGGCGGCGCTGCTACCGGGCGGACTCTTCTACAACTCGTACAAGACCCTGCCCGGCTGGCTGCCGCTGACGGCCTTTCAGCAACTGGTGCGGCTGGAGCTGCAGCGGGGCGAACCGGCTCTGCCGGGCGAGGCCTTCCGGCGGGCGACCGCCACCCTGGCCAGCCTGCTGGGGGAGGAGGGCCAGGCCACGCCCCTGCGCAATCTGCTGCCGACGCTGAGCACGGAGCTGGACGACCTGCGCCTCGACAACGTCCCCTACCTGCTGGGCGAATACGACAACGCCGGCTGGCAGCCGCTGTATGTGGCCGAGATGCACCAGCGCTGCGCCGCCCACAAGCTGCGGCCGGTCGCCACCGCCAATCTGCCGGAGCTGTTCGAGGAGCTGCTGCCCGAGCCGCTCCGCAGCCAGGTGAACGGCGAACCGAATGGGCTCATCCGCCAGACCCTGATCGATCTGGCCTGCGCGAGACGCTTCCGCCGCGATCTCTTTGCACGCGGCAGCGTGCGCCTCAGCCCCGACGCCTGGCGCCGCCGCCTGAGCGGCCTGCGCCTGCGCCGGCGAGAAACGCCGTCCCGGCAGGACTGGCGCTTCCGCACCAGCTTCGGAGAGCTGAGCGTGCCTCCGGCGATCTGCGAGGCGATGGAGGCGGCCCTGGCCCCGGGCCCGCGCAGCCTGGCGGAGCTGGCCGAGGCGATCGGCCAGCCGCCGGTGGAGGCGCTGCGCCTGGCGGCGCTGCTGCTGCATGAGGAGCGGCTGGGCCTTGATCGCGGTGAGGCGGGAGCTCAGGCTCAGGCCGGCTGCGAGCGGGCGAATGCCCGTCTACTGCAGCGCATGGCGGAGGGCTGGGGCTACGGCAGCCTGGCGGCGCCGGCGGTGGGCAGCGGCGTGGACTGCTCCCTGGTGGAGGCTCTCTGCTGCCAGGCCCCGGGCCAGGGCCCCCTGGGAGCCACGGAGGAGCGCTGGCTGCTGGAGCGGCTGCGCGAGCTCGGTGCCCGATCCGCCTCCACCGCCAACAACGATGTGAAGCCGGTCTACGCTTTGGATGAAAAGACTCTGTATGTCGTGACCGCGTTCCAGCGCGATCGCCTGCCTTTTCTGCAGGCGCTGGGCGTGGTTCTCGCCCGATTCCAGCCCCGGAGTCCCGGCCATGCCGATGCCTGA
- a CDS encoding Tfp pilus assembly protein FimT/FimU, translating into MSIRHLRHVHRAAGFTLVELLVTAAVLVVVSSISFPNVVRFYEDQKLRQAAIELQSHLQRGRTLAQRFQNLCTLGISSGAAGAAVQVSGTTVTNNSCAAANLQALDLSAVTGVSGLSVTCSGSGCSTPVAINFLPLGVLAGDAQTVFLAGTATATQFCVDLDLTLIRVGFRNGSSGACTYSRS; encoded by the coding sequence ATGAGCATCCGACACCTCCGCCACGTGCATCGAGCGGCGGGTTTCACCCTGGTGGAGTTGCTCGTCACGGCGGCTGTGCTGGTGGTGGTGTCCTCGATCAGCTTCCCGAATGTGGTGCGTTTCTATGAGGATCAGAAGCTGCGCCAGGCTGCCATTGAACTCCAGAGCCATCTGCAGCGTGGTCGCACCCTGGCCCAGCGCTTCCAGAATCTCTGCACCCTGGGGATCAGCAGCGGCGCCGCTGGCGCTGCGGTGCAGGTGAGCGGCACCACCGTCACGAATAATTCCTGTGCAGCCGCCAACCTGCAGGCGCTTGATCTCAGCGCCGTGACGGGTGTGAGCGGCCTCAGCGTCACCTGCTCAGGCAGCGGCTGCAGCACCCCCGTTGCCATCAATTTTCTTCCCCTCGGGGTGCTGGCGGGTGACGCTCAGACCGTGTTCCTCGCGGGAACCGCCACCGCCACCCAGTTCTGCGTGGACCTGGACCTCACCCTGATCCGTGTCGGCTTCCGCAACGGCAGCAGTGGCGCCTGCACCTACTCGCGCAGCTGA
- a CDS encoding type II secretion system protein J: MAQPSRPPVARRASVLRLQRRQRQIQGISLTELLIGVVISIVVLGAGVQVLVSLIRGDTATQVELNRKDGVSRVLGLMQEEIRDAQRVESGGSLTALSGCSTTPLLVLRGATGAEDISYGLLTQATSATWRGPARVVRCGLPYNTNGQLDTTASRSEQVLVDSLTANGFTASTLGISSQISRNVELTLISDASGTAISNTVQVPINSNQLFGLASSGVTGGCVATGCADPSGTSIHYRPALTQGGSTLTGSVDTVVEDIFYFEGLRSAYNLTETPGTGACTKAKCTVRLGASGPWVTLSEGEVLVFRDLQIRL, from the coding sequence ATGGCTCAGCCTTCTCGCCCTCCAGTCGCCCGCCGGGCTTCCGTCCTGCGCCTGCAGCGCAGGCAGCGGCAGATCCAGGGCATCAGCCTCACGGAGCTGCTGATTGGGGTGGTGATCTCCATCGTGGTGCTCGGGGCCGGGGTGCAGGTGCTGGTCTCCCTGATCCGGGGGGACACCGCCACCCAGGTGGAACTCAACCGCAAGGACGGGGTCAGCCGCGTGCTCGGTCTGATGCAGGAGGAGATCCGCGACGCGCAGCGGGTGGAGAGCGGAGGTAGCCTGACAGCCCTGTCCGGCTGCAGCACAACGCCGCTGTTGGTCCTCCGTGGCGCAACAGGCGCCGAGGACATCTCTTATGGCCTGCTCACCCAGGCCACCAGCGCCACGTGGCGGGGTCCGGCCCGTGTAGTGCGTTGCGGTCTCCCTTATAACACCAACGGCCAACTGGACACTACGGCCAGTCGTAGCGAGCAGGTGTTGGTGGACAGCCTGACGGCCAATGGGTTCACGGCCAGCACCCTGGGAATCAGCAGCCAGATCAGCCGCAACGTGGAGCTGACCCTCATCAGCGATGCCTCCGGCACAGCCATCAGCAACACGGTTCAGGTGCCGATCAACAGCAACCAGCTCTTCGGGCTCGCCAGCAGCGGCGTCACGGGCGGCTGTGTCGCCACAGGCTGCGCTGATCCAAGCGGAACCTCCATCCATTACAGGCCAGCCCTGACGCAGGGTGGAAGCACGCTCACCGGGAGCGTCGATACTGTCGTTGAAGATATCTTTTATTTTGAAGGTTTGCGCAGTGCCTACAACCTGACGGAAACCCCTGGAACCGGCGCTTGTACAAAAGCGAAGTGCACCGTCCGGTTAGGTGCCTCAGGCCCCTGGGTGACCCTGTCTGAGGGTGAAGTGCTTGTCTTCAGAGATCTCCAGATCCGTCTTTGA
- a CDS encoding IS5 family transposase — translation MYRRHNNGQISIKEFHLPFGGTLDPENRWVQLEGLMPWDELEQAYAPQFNATIGAPAKSVRMAFGALYIKQKLGLTDEETVHQIRENAYMQFFLGFAGYTAKAPFDASMMVHFRKRFSDEDLRRINELVVQRGKEILLEALAQVADDDDHDDPDSRGGGAQLELDALIKPADWPEGKNWGTLTIDASCTPADITYPRDLRLLSEARTTTERVIDDLCSQSSGFRRHRPRYDRGLARAHFLRVAKQKRPRRRKVKAAIKHQLGYVRQNLKAIDALIGCGATLSELKRHWWQKLLACSELERQQGLLLASQTNSIPDRLVNLVQTHIRPMVRGKARAAVEFGAKISVSVQNGFPFLHRISWNPYNEGEDLIAQAEKYKLDTGSYPERICADRIYITAKNRHFCMRNGIRLSGKRLGRPPKDPDVTTAHKQQLRSDQARRNEVEGVFGYGKRKYSLDLIMVRLPAGAESSISMAFVVMCAEKVLRLLRLFFALLFGWIYSFLMAWSAIRAPAVICKPDF, via the coding sequence ATGTACCGGAGGCACAATAACGGTCAGATCTCAATCAAGGAGTTCCACCTGCCATTTGGCGGCACACTTGATCCCGAGAATCGCTGGGTTCAACTGGAGGGGCTGATGCCATGGGATGAGCTGGAACAAGCCTATGCCCCTCAATTCAACGCCACAATTGGCGCTCCAGCCAAATCAGTGCGGATGGCCTTTGGTGCTCTCTACATCAAACAGAAGTTGGGGTTAACCGACGAAGAGACTGTCCATCAGATCAGAGAGAACGCCTATATGCAGTTCTTTCTCGGCTTTGCGGGTTACACAGCCAAGGCACCGTTTGATGCCTCGATGATGGTGCATTTTCGCAAACGCTTTTCTGACGAGGATCTGCGCCGTATCAATGAGCTGGTGGTGCAGCGCGGCAAAGAGATCCTTCTGGAAGCACTTGCTCAGGTAGCAGACGATGACGACCATGATGATCCTGATTCCAGAGGAGGAGGCGCTCAGCTGGAACTTGATGCGTTGATCAAGCCTGCTGACTGGCCAGAAGGAAAGAATTGGGGCACTCTCACGATTGATGCTAGTTGCACTCCTGCCGACATTACCTATCCCAGAGACCTCAGGCTCCTCAGCGAGGCTCGCACAACGACCGAGCGAGTCATTGATGATCTGTGCAGTCAGTCATCGGGATTCAGGAGACATCGACCTCGCTACGACCGTGGCCTTGCTCGTGCTCATTTCCTGAGAGTGGCGAAGCAAAAACGGCCACGCCGCCGAAAAGTGAAGGCTGCCATTAAACATCAGCTTGGATATGTGCGGCAGAATCTCAAAGCCATTGATGCTCTGATCGGCTGTGGGGCAACGCTTTCTGAGCTCAAGAGGCATTGGTGGCAGAAGTTGTTGGCCTGCAGCGAGTTGGAGCGGCAGCAGGGCCTTCTGCTCGCCTCTCAGACCAACAGCATTCCAGACCGCCTGGTGAATCTTGTGCAGACCCATATCCGCCCAATGGTGCGAGGCAAAGCACGTGCTGCGGTGGAGTTTGGTGCCAAAATCAGTGTTTCGGTTCAAAACGGCTTTCCGTTCTTGCACCGCATCAGCTGGAACCCCTACAACGAAGGAGAAGACCTGATCGCTCAGGCGGAAAAATACAAGCTGGATACAGGATCTTACCCAGAGCGCATCTGCGCCGACCGGATTTATATCACGGCCAAGAATAGGCATTTCTGCATGAGGAACGGTATTCGCCTCTCCGGCAAGCGATTGGGCCGCCCGCCCAAGGATCCTGATGTCACCACTGCACACAAGCAGCAGCTCCGATCTGATCAAGCTCGACGCAATGAAGTGGAAGGCGTCTTTGGATATGGAAAGCGCAAGTATTCCCTGGATCTGATCATGGTTCGTCTACCAGCTGGTGCCGAATCCTCCATCTCAATGGCCTTTGTCGTGATGTGCGCGGAAAAGGTCTTGAGGCTGCTGCGCCTCTTTTTTGCCCTTCTTTTTGGGTGGATCTACAGCTTTCTTATGGCCTGGTCAGCGATCAGAGCTCCTGCGGTCATCTGCAAGCCAGACTTTTGA
- a CDS encoding DUF2811 domain-containing protein, whose protein sequence is MSQTPDVAPAYVSVVNEFPEDLYDAMRNFVRSHPHWDQYRLMQVAVAGFLFQQGSRERAVARHYLDGLFDRGAGGQAPAERPDARGEAEATPAPITPLRQRPEAPARAAAPRRPVVPPMPHHEAAPPAFRHAA, encoded by the coding sequence ATGAGCCAGACCCCGGATGTCGCCCCTGCCTATGTGTCCGTCGTGAACGAGTTTCCGGAGGATCTGTATGACGCCATGCGCAACTTCGTGCGCAGCCACCCGCACTGGGACCAGTACCGGCTGATGCAGGTGGCCGTGGCAGGGTTCCTGTTCCAGCAGGGCAGCCGCGAGCGTGCGGTGGCCCGCCACTACCTCGATGGCCTGTTCGATCGCGGGGCCGGCGGCCAGGCGCCCGCGGAGCGCCCGGACGCCCGTGGAGAGGCCGAAGCAACGCCGGCGCCGATCACACCGCTGCGGCAACGCCCGGAGGCCCCAGCCAGGGCGGCGGCTCCCCGCCGGCCGGTGGTCCCGCCCATGCCCCATCACGAGGCGGCACCGCCGGCCTTCCGTCACGCGGCCTGA
- a CDS encoding PilZ domain-containing protein, producing the protein MTVAPSHPPERDGTGRESGAMPLGQRPPAPPPPPGWAPTSAAAPAAAEAVNGAEALAPRRHPRHRLDAEPPARIALANHQPVFVTINDISSGGCCVVRKGRLDLANGDIVTLDLWTEQINTRLSIHARVSWCSQQENSSRVGLRFVETDHRLQRQIEAYVHHYRQPFDDSRPQVRIPQQSRAIVEDPLLPHLPVDASVLDPSPAVEPGETRAPQRRGLAAMPRPGRLKSLDQQRRLRPVDRHEVARIAEETGLHINTLYGWLRTLRLEGEVDPERSGDPDTWSATDKFSVLLQVAGLSAAERAAYCHRHGIGEEQLERWRQAALQANEKPMLILRAEEELQRLRLRDQAEIRRLQKELRRRERSSAISEELLQVVRKLQILWEQGDSP; encoded by the coding sequence ATGACCGTCGCACCGAGCCATCCCCCTGAACGCGATGGAACCGGACGGGAGTCCGGCGCCATGCCTCTCGGCCAGCGTCCGCCGGCGCCGCCGCCGCCTCCGGGCTGGGCTCCCACCTCGGCTGCAGCGCCCGCCGCTGCAGAGGCCGTGAATGGGGCGGAGGCCCTGGCGCCCCGTCGCCATCCGCGCCATCGCCTCGATGCCGAGCCGCCGGCCCGCATCGCCCTGGCGAATCACCAGCCCGTGTTTGTCACCATCAACGACATCAGCTCGGGCGGCTGCTGCGTGGTGCGCAAGGGCAGGCTGGACCTGGCCAACGGCGACATCGTGACCCTTGACCTCTGGACGGAGCAGATCAACACCAGGCTGTCGATCCACGCCCGCGTCTCCTGGTGCAGCCAGCAGGAAAACAGCAGCCGCGTGGGACTGCGCTTCGTGGAGACCGATCACCGGCTGCAGCGCCAGATCGAGGCCTACGTGCACCATTACCGCCAGCCTTTCGATGACTCCAGGCCCCAGGTCAGGATCCCCCAGCAGTCCCGCGCCATCGTCGAGGATCCGCTGCTGCCCCACCTTCCCGTTGATGCATCCGTCCTCGACCCGTCCCCCGCCGTCGAGCCCGGCGAGACGCGAGCCCCGCAGCGCCGGGGGCTGGCGGCGATGCCGAGGCCGGGCAGGCTGAAATCCCTCGATCAGCAGCGTCGCCTGCGGCCGGTCGATCGCCACGAGGTGGCCCGCATCGCCGAGGAGACAGGCCTTCACATCAACACCCTTTACGGCTGGCTGCGCACCCTGCGGCTCGAGGGTGAGGTGGATCCCGAGCGGTCCGGCGACCCCGACACCTGGAGTGCCACCGATAAATTCTCGGTTCTGCTGCAGGTGGCCGGCCTCAGCGCCGCGGAACGCGCCGCCTACTGCCACCGCCATGGCATCGGCGAGGAGCAGCTCGAGCGCTGGCGGCAGGCGGCCCTGCAGGCCAATGAAAAGCCGATGCTCATTCTTCGCGCCGAGGAGGAGCTGCAGCGGCTGCGGTTGCGCGATCAGGCCGAGATCCGCCGTCTGCAGAAGGAGCTGCGTCGCCGGGAGCGCAGCAGTGCGATCAGCGAGGAACTGCTGCAGGTGGTGCGCAAGCTCCAGATCCTCTGGGAGCAGGGCGACAGCCCCTGA
- a CDS encoding PilZ domain-containing protein encodes MDQPQGTTTQAASDGDPPPITTAAPVDLLAAAEPSSLPRITNRKGLPVESPGRMVLPNKQSVFVTLSDISRGGCCVVRKGQLALKPDDRVCIEMWREDIQTKASLPATVRWIRHVDGETKAGLRFQDTSVRTHRMIDQYLQRSFRPGG; translated from the coding sequence ATGGACCAGCCTCAGGGGACGACGACACAGGCCGCATCGGATGGCGATCCCCCACCGATCACCACCGCAGCGCCCGTGGATCTCCTGGCTGCGGCTGAACCGTCCTCCCTGCCCCGCATCACCAATCGCAAGGGCCTGCCCGTGGAGAGCCCAGGCCGCATGGTGCTGCCCAACAAGCAGAGCGTCTTCGTCACCCTGAGCGACATCAGCCGCGGCGGTTGCTGCGTGGTGCGCAAGGGCCAGCTGGCCCTCAAGCCCGACGACAGGGTGTGCATCGAGATGTGGCGCGAGGATATTCAGACCAAGGCCTCCCTGCCGGCCACGGTGCGCTGGATCCGCCACGTCGACGGTGAGACGAAGGCCGGCCTCCGCTTCCAGGACACCTCCGTCAGGACCCATCGGATGATCGATCAGTACCTGCAGCGCAGCTTCCGCCCGGGGGGCTGA